A genomic segment from Desulfonatronum lacustre DSM 10312 encodes:
- a CDS encoding TusE/DsrC/DsvC family sulfur relay protein: MPQLELNGKSCEVDQDGFLLNPKCWNEDVAKAILKHHGGPELNEQTLAMLQFLRDYFQKFNAFPILQAVCKNLHQPKECVREQFLDPLLAWKAAGLPKPETVFSEAVDKDHKFYRLISAQ, from the coding sequence ATGCCCCAGCTCGAATTGAACGGTAAAAGCTGTGAAGTGGACCAGGACGGTTTTTTGCTTAATCCGAAATGTTGGAACGAAGATGTGGCCAAGGCGATTCTCAAGCACCATGGAGGTCCTGAACTGAACGAGCAGACGTTGGCCATGCTTCAATTTCTGCGCGACTATTTCCAGAAGTTCAACGCCTTCCCGATTTTGCAGGCGGTCTGCAAGAACCTGCACCAACCCAAGGAGTGCGTCCGTGAGCAGTTCCTGGATCCCTTGCTGGCCTGGAAAGCCGCGGGATTGCCCAAACCGGAAACCGTCTTCTCCGAAGCCGTGGACAAGGATCACAAGTTTTACCGACTTATCTCCGCCCAATAA
- a CDS encoding leucyl aminopeptidase: MDINLRFQGEFDGEALVFFVFEKKTEKSPDLRTWPGLETWLAAQGGWLAGNNGLAAFSGKAKSVRYFFPPSGTASPAVILVGLGERKNFGPRELRRAVAAAVGCAMDLRLSDIGLNTNVLADTALDLAQAVEETACAAMTAVYRFERLKTEKDESSSQPPKLRFLLDDQVNDQAAAYLKDRLDKALATGHGLNLARDLVNMPANLATPEYLAETARNLATRHGFGVEVMDADQIEALGMGAYAAVCQASREQARLIILDTHPNAPAAPGTPGTPGTTDKPGPKDQKKPLVVIGKGITFDTGGISLKPSQSMEEMKGDMGGAAAVLGFFEVHGRLGQNGDDQRRVVGIIPCTENLPGPKAVKPGDVVTTCSGKTVEIINTDAEGRLLLCDVLAYSKRYDPLGIVDLATLTGAMVVSLGPRIAGAFAAPESLAQQVRRIGERVGEPCWPMPLWEDYKDELKSEVADLKNVGAREGGAIHAALFLQRFVPENTPWVHLDIAGPAFAKKKGDHGIAGGTGFGVRILVELARDWPEED, encoded by the coding sequence ATGGATATCAACTTACGATTCCAGGGCGAGTTCGACGGCGAAGCCTTGGTCTTTTTCGTGTTCGAAAAAAAAACTGAGAAATCGCCCGACTTGCGGACTTGGCCTGGCCTAGAGACCTGGTTAGCCGCGCAAGGCGGCTGGTTGGCCGGGAACAACGGCTTGGCCGCCTTTTCCGGAAAAGCGAAGTCCGTGCGCTATTTTTTCCCGCCAAGCGGCACCGCTTCCCCGGCCGTGATCCTGGTGGGGCTGGGCGAGCGCAAGAACTTCGGGCCGCGGGAACTGCGCCGGGCCGTGGCCGCGGCCGTAGGCTGCGCCATGGACTTGCGACTGAGCGACATCGGCCTGAATACCAACGTCCTGGCGGACACGGCTTTGGATCTCGCGCAGGCAGTGGAGGAGACGGCCTGCGCCGCCATGACGGCCGTGTACCGCTTTGAGAGACTGAAGACGGAGAAAGACGAGTCCTCCAGCCAGCCCCCAAAGCTACGCTTCCTGCTGGACGACCAGGTGAACGACCAAGCGGCCGCATACCTGAAGGATCGTTTGGACAAGGCTCTGGCAACGGGTCACGGGCTGAACCTGGCCAGGGACCTGGTGAACATGCCCGCCAACCTGGCCACCCCGGAATACCTGGCCGAGACGGCCCGGAACCTGGCCACGCGACACGGTTTCGGCGTGGAGGTCATGGACGCGGACCAAATCGAAGCCCTGGGCATGGGGGCGTATGCCGCTGTCTGCCAAGCCAGCCGGGAACAGGCCCGGCTGATCATTCTGGACACGCACCCCAACGCCCCCGCTGCGCCCGGCACGCCCGGCACGCCCGGTACAACTGATAAGCCTGGCCCCAAGGACCAAAAAAAGCCCTTGGTGGTGATCGGCAAGGGGATCACCTTTGACACCGGCGGGATTTCCCTCAAGCCCAGCCAGAGCATGGAGGAGATGAAGGGGGACATGGGCGGGGCCGCGGCAGTGCTCGGCTTTTTCGAGGTCCATGGCCGCCTGGGCCAAAACGGCGACGACCAGCGTCGGGTGGTGGGGATCATCCCCTGCACCGAGAACCTTCCCGGCCCCAAGGCGGTCAAGCCTGGAGACGTGGTCACAACCTGTTCCGGCAAAACCGTGGAAATCATCAACACCGACGCCGAAGGCCGTTTGTTGCTCTGCGACGTCCTGGCTTACAGCAAACGTTACGATCCGCTGGGCATCGTGGACCTGGCCACCCTGACCGGAGCCATGGTGGTCTCCCTGGGCCCGCGCATCGCCGGGGCCTTTGCCGCGCCGGAGTCGCTGGCCCAACAGGTCCGACGCATCGGCGAGCGGGTCGGCGAGCCCTGCTGGCCCATGCCGCTCTGGGAAGACTACAAGGATGAGCTGAAAAGCGAAGTCGCGGACCTGAAAAACGTCGGCGCGAGAGAAGGCGGCGCGATCCACGCGGCCCTGTTCCTGCAGCGTTTCGTCCCGGAGAACACCCCATGGGTCCACCTGGACATCGCCGGCCCGGCCTTTGCCAAGAAAAAAGGCGACCACGGCATCGCCGGAGGAACCGGCTTCGGCGTGCGGATACTGGTGGAACTGGCACGGGATTGGCCGGAAGAGGACTGA
- a CDS encoding 3D domain-containing protein: MRYALPLIIVLALMNLYHVLKPVDGVGGQPAVLTKEYRFSLEKDLELLKAQDEILILKMLLNGYRENKGNREKELGKLLEENFVLKQMINGYRDANTHRLRLTAYTARPEECNDDVDNTAIMQTPVSGWTVAVSRDLKGWLGKRVYIEGFGVRLVNDLMNARYTNAIDVLVADVPTAKRIGVRKNVLVTLVEPLATDVTDLDRELVALFSKGSRME, from the coding sequence ATGCGCTACGCTCTGCCCCTCATTATTGTTCTGGCCCTGATGAACCTTTACCACGTGCTCAAACCCGTGGACGGGGTCGGCGGGCAGCCGGCGGTCCTGACCAAGGAGTACCGGTTCAGCCTGGAGAAGGACCTCGAACTGCTCAAGGCCCAGGACGAAATCCTGATCCTCAAGATGCTCCTCAACGGCTACCGGGAGAACAAGGGAAACCGGGAAAAAGAGCTGGGCAAGCTTCTTGAGGAAAATTTCGTACTTAAACAGATGATCAACGGCTATCGGGACGCCAACACCCATCGATTACGCCTGACCGCGTACACGGCCCGGCCCGAGGAATGCAACGACGACGTGGACAACACCGCGATCATGCAGACTCCGGTTTCCGGCTGGACCGTGGCCGTCTCCCGTGACTTGAAGGGCTGGCTGGGCAAACGGGTCTATATCGAGGGCTTCGGTGTCCGCCTGGTCAACGACCTGATGAACGCCCGCTACACCAACGCCATCGACGTCCTGGTGGCGGACGTGCCCACGGCCAAACGGATCGGCGTCAGAAAAAACGTCCTGGTAACCCTGGTGGAGCCGCTGGCAACGGACGTCACGGACCTGGATCGGGAATTGGTGGCCTTGTTCAGCAAAGGCTCGCGTATGGAATGA
- a CDS encoding histone deacetylase family protein — protein sequence MRSMTTALLYDPVFAVHDAGAGHPESAMRYTALVRALEEDRETAGLPRLRPRPATEKELASCHGPGYIDLVRRRIQEGRRSLGFPDTNVGPGSWDAAVHAAGGAMTAVDAVLQGDVKSVFCVVRPPGHHARPKQGMGFCLFNNVALAARHAQIAHGLERILIVDWDVHHGNGTQEIFYDDPSVLFFSTHQSNWYPYSGAAHETGDGAGEGFTINCPFPYGTGLAPIREAFLERLLPAARDFQPELVLISAGFDALEADPLGGFRLHPDDFTELTTIVRDIADKNGAQGRIVSLLEGGYDLHSMALAALAHVRALTA from the coding sequence ATGCGGTCCATGACCACGGCCCTGCTGTACGACCCGGTTTTCGCGGTCCACGACGCCGGGGCCGGGCATCCGGAGAGCGCGATGCGCTACACGGCCCTGGTCCGCGCCCTGGAAGAGGATCGGGAAACCGCGGGACTTCCGCGGTTGCGCCCTCGGCCGGCGACGGAGAAGGAACTCGCCTCTTGCCACGGCCCCGGATATATTGACCTGGTTCGGCGACGCATCCAGGAAGGCCGTCGCAGCCTGGGATTTCCAGACACCAACGTCGGCCCCGGTTCCTGGGACGCGGCGGTGCATGCCGCCGGGGGAGCTATGACCGCCGTGGACGCGGTGCTCCAGGGAGACGTAAAGAGCGTCTTCTGCGTGGTCCGCCCCCCGGGCCACCACGCCCGCCCCAAACAAGGCATGGGCTTCTGCCTCTTCAACAACGTGGCCCTGGCCGCCCGTCACGCCCAGATCGCCCATGGGCTGGAGCGGATCCTGATCGTGGACTGGGACGTGCATCACGGCAACGGCACCCAGGAAATTTTCTACGACGACCCGTCCGTCCTGTTCTTCAGCACCCACCAAAGCAACTGGTACCCCTACTCCGGCGCGGCCCACGAAACCGGCGACGGCGCCGGAGAGGGCTTCACCATCAACTGCCCCTTCCCGTACGGCACCGGCCTTGCTCCGATCCGCGAGGCGTTCCTGGAACGCCTCCTGCCCGCGGCCCGTGACTTCCAGCCGGAACTGGTGCTGATCTCCGCCGGCTTCGACGCCCTGGAGGCCGACCCGCTGGGTGGATTCCGCCTGCACCCGGACGACTTCACTGAGCTGACCACCATTGTCCGGGACATCGCCGACAAAAACGGCGCTCAGGGACGCATCGTCTCCCTGCTGGAAGGCGGCTACGACCTCCACTCCATGGCCCTCGCCGCGCTGGCGCACGTCCGCGCTTTGACTGCCTGA
- the purE gene encoding 5-(carboxyamino)imidazole ribonucleotide mutase yields MTKVAIFMGSISDEDKMAPCAEVLGSLGIPHLFTVASAHRTPERVQRLVRELEDQGCKVFICAAGMAAHLAGAVAAKTTRPVLGVPLTASSLGGLDALLATVQMPPGFPVGTVALDSAGARNAAWLAAQILALDDPELAEKLHANRRKMIDGVEKAAADLRTRHPGSTG; encoded by the coding sequence ATGACCAAAGTCGCCATTTTCATGGGCAGCATCTCGGATGAAGACAAGATGGCCCCCTGTGCCGAAGTGCTCGGTTCCCTGGGCATTCCGCACCTGTTCACCGTGGCCTCGGCCCACCGGACCCCGGAGCGGGTGCAGCGGCTGGTTCGGGAGCTGGAGGATCAGGGCTGCAAGGTGTTCATCTGCGCGGCGGGCATGGCCGCTCACTTGGCCGGGGCCGTGGCCGCGAAAACCACCCGTCCCGTGCTCGGCGTGCCCTTGACCGCCTCGTCCCTGGGCGGACTGGACGCGCTGCTGGCCACGGTCCAGATGCCTCCCGGCTTTCCCGTGGGCACCGTGGCCCTGGACAGCGCCGGGGCGCGCAACGCCGCCTGGCTGGCCGCCCAGATTCTGGCTCTGGATGATCCGGAACTGGCTGAAAAGCTGCACGCGAATCGGCGGAAGATGATCGACGGAGTGGAAAAGGCCGCGGCTGATCTGCGCACCCGGCATCCCGGCAGCACGGGCTGA
- a CDS encoding type II toxin-antitoxin system Phd/YefM family antitoxin has product METLTTAQARDHFADLLNRTSYAKERVVLTRHGKRIAAMVPLEDLELLELLEDRLDVGQARNVLAEAGEDVPWGELKKQLSLGQ; this is encoded by the coding sequence ATGGAGACACTTACCACCGCGCAGGCAAGAGATCACTTCGCGGATCTGTTGAACCGGACGAGCTATGCCAAGGAACGCGTCGTCCTCACCCGGCATGGAAAAAGAATAGCCGCGATGGTTCCGCTGGAGGACCTGGAGCTTCTTGAGTTGCTGGAAGACCGTCTGGATGTGGGGCAGGCCCGAAACGTTCTCGCGGAAGCGGGCGAGGACGTGCCTTGGGGCGAACTCAAGAAGCAACTCAGCCTGGGACAATGA
- a CDS encoding FAD-dependent oxidoreductase: protein MSKAKTVHIAGKDEAGRVSSRILEERIQEAVRGGACNLDIAAFGQHGIGGRIFQPQDKPVTVQITGSPGQRTGSMGSPGTTIEIHGPASDDIGWLNAGAEIVVHGYATNGACNAMAQGKVWVAGNIGSRGMTMTKYNPRFAHPELWVLGSAGDYFAEFMAGGVAVICGHEAQDPRNVLGYRPCVGMVGGKIFFRGPIHGYSQADAKLIPISDEEWTWLTENMELFLGRIKRKRLLKKLTVREEWQCIAARTPMEKVGAKRRSMAQFHRDVWDKELGRGGMIGDLTDLDRSPVPLITTGDLRRYVPVWEHRKYLAPCQSACPTGMPVQERWRLIREGKVDEAVDVALAFTPFPASICGYLCPHLCMQGCTKGVAGNLQPVDITPLGKKGVSSKPPKLPDLGGARVAVIGGGPAGISVAWQLRLKGHDTWVYDLEKVLGGKMATAIPEQRIPKEVLEAEIERVRKVLPHVHLQQNLTHKEFDQLKADFDYVVIATGAQKPRTIPIPGSERIIPALTFLKNAKLDNQPVGKRLVIIGAGNVGCDVATVAHRLGAEEITLIDIQEPASFGEERKEAERAGAVFRYPCFTKEITPEGVLLTTGEVIPADTVVISIGDLPDLGFLPETIAVDRGFVLVNEMGQTSDPQVFAIGDIVKPGLLTDAIGAGRKAARTIDEMASGKRPQVDSAWLKDYSIEYSETSERIDYSRMTLEYYDPRITEYNDMEHCASQCSSCGSCMDCGLCDAVCPTAAIERKNLGNGKYERVSNPDKCIGCGFCGKCCPCGVWALVENTPMG, encoded by the coding sequence ATGAGCAAGGCAAAAACAGTTCACATCGCCGGCAAGGACGAAGCTGGGCGGGTGTCTTCCCGGATTCTGGAAGAGCGCATCCAGGAGGCGGTGCGCGGCGGGGCGTGCAATCTGGATATCGCCGCTTTCGGCCAACACGGCATCGGCGGACGGATCTTTCAGCCCCAGGACAAGCCGGTCACCGTTCAGATCACCGGCTCTCCGGGGCAACGCACCGGCTCCATGGGCTCGCCGGGTACGACCATCGAGATTCACGGTCCGGCCTCGGACGACATCGGTTGGCTCAATGCCGGGGCGGAAATTGTGGTCCACGGCTACGCCACCAACGGGGCCTGCAACGCCATGGCCCAGGGCAAGGTCTGGGTGGCCGGGAACATCGGTTCCCGGGGCATGACCATGACCAAGTACAATCCCCGGTTCGCCCATCCGGAACTCTGGGTCCTGGGCTCGGCCGGGGACTATTTCGCCGAATTCATGGCCGGCGGCGTCGCGGTGATCTGCGGCCATGAGGCCCAGGACCCGCGCAACGTCCTGGGCTACCGGCCCTGTGTGGGCATGGTCGGGGGCAAAATATTCTTTCGCGGCCCGATCCACGGCTACAGCCAGGCCGACGCCAAGCTGATCCCCATTTCCGACGAGGAATGGACTTGGCTGACCGAAAATATGGAACTGTTCCTGGGCAGAATCAAACGCAAACGGTTGCTCAAAAAGCTCACGGTGCGCGAAGAATGGCAGTGCATCGCCGCGCGCACGCCCATGGAAAAGGTCGGGGCCAAGCGCCGCTCCATGGCCCAGTTTCATCGCGACGTCTGGGACAAGGAACTGGGCCGGGGCGGAATGATCGGCGACCTGACCGACCTGGACCGGAGTCCCGTCCCGCTGATCACCACCGGGGATCTGCGCCGCTACGTTCCGGTCTGGGAGCACCGCAAGTACCTGGCCCCCTGCCAGTCCGCCTGCCCCACGGGCATGCCGGTCCAGGAGCGCTGGCGGCTGATCCGCGAGGGCAAGGTGGACGAGGCCGTGGACGTGGCCCTGGCCTTCACCCCTTTTCCGGCCTCCATCTGCGGCTATCTCTGTCCCCACCTGTGCATGCAGGGCTGCACCAAGGGCGTGGCCGGCAACCTCCAGCCCGTGGACATCACTCCGCTGGGCAAAAAGGGCGTTTCCTCCAAGCCTCCGAAGCTCCCGGACCTCGGCGGCGCACGGGTGGCGGTGATCGGCGGCGGCCCGGCCGGAATCTCCGTGGCCTGGCAGCTCCGACTCAAGGGTCACGACACCTGGGTCTACGACCTGGAAAAAGTCTTGGGTGGGAAGATGGCCACGGCCATTCCCGAGCAGCGCATTCCCAAGGAGGTTCTGGAGGCGGAGATCGAACGGGTGCGCAAGGTTCTGCCCCACGTGCATCTCCAACAGAACCTGACCCACAAGGAGTTCGACCAACTCAAGGCGGACTTCGACTACGTGGTCATCGCCACCGGCGCGCAGAAGCCCCGGACCATTCCCATTCCCGGTTCCGAGCGGATCATCCCGGCCCTGACCTTTCTCAAGAACGCCAAACTGGACAACCAGCCCGTGGGCAAACGCCTCGTGATCATCGGCGCGGGCAATGTGGGCTGCGACGTGGCCACCGTGGCCCACCGCCTGGGCGCGGAGGAGATCACCCTGATCGACATCCAGGAACCGGCCTCCTTCGGCGAGGAGCGCAAGGAGGCCGAACGGGCCGGAGCGGTCTTCCGGTATCCCTGCTTCACCAAGGAGATCACCCCGGAGGGCGTGCTGCTGACCACCGGCGAAGTCATCCCCGCGGACACCGTGGTCATCTCCATCGGCGACCTGCCGGACCTGGGCTTTCTGCCCGAGACCATCGCCGTGGACCGCGGCTTCGTGCTGGTCAACGAAATGGGCCAGACCTCCGACCCCCAGGTCTTCGCCATCGGCGACATCGTCAAGCCCGGCCTGCTCACCGACGCCATCGGCGCGGGACGCAAGGCGGCCAGAACCATCGACGAAATGGCTTCGGGCAAGCGCCCCCAGGTGGATTCTGCCTGGCTCAAGGACTATTCCATCGAGTACAGCGAAACCTCGGAGCGCATCGACTACTCCCGGATGACCCTGGAATACTACGACCCCCGGATCACCGAATACAACGACATGGAGCACTGCGCCTCCCAGTGCTCCTCCTGCGGCTCGTGCATGGACTGCGGCCTGTGCGACGCGGTCTGTCCCACCGCGGCCATCGAGCGAAAAAACCTGGGCAACGGCAAATACGAACGCGTCTCCAACCCGGACAAATGCATCGGCTGCGGCTTCTGCGGGAAATGCTGCCCGTGCGGAGTCTGGGCTTTGGTGGAGAATACGCCCATGGGTTGA
- a CDS encoding four helix bundle protein produces MPPLPGFYRNPNRNRNRNRKIWPSDTKNSTYIRLSISYVAWGFEKAANLSGIYRTARDQWLRASQSIPLNIAEGNGKTAEADRRRYFEIARGSALECAAIQDVLVIGKALADSESRARKVELDRMAQMLSGLGGRGYCVKEDLAGHGYDEVDFDFDHDFDGDSRENKPEEAEQ; encoded by the coding sequence ATGCCGCCTTTACCTGGCTTTTATCGAAATCCAAATCGAAATCGCAATCGAAATCGAAAAATATGGCCATCGGACACGAAAAACTCGACGTATATTCGCCTCTCGATAAGCTATGTGGCATGGGGATTCGAGAAGGCCGCCAATCTGAGCGGAATCTACCGGACAGCGCGCGATCAATGGCTTCGAGCCAGCCAATCCATACCGCTGAATATTGCCGAAGGAAACGGCAAGACGGCTGAGGCCGACCGCAGGCGATACTTTGAAATCGCCCGCGGATCAGCCCTGGAATGCGCAGCGATCCAGGATGTTCTGGTGATCGGGAAAGCGCTTGCTGATAGCGAAAGCCGTGCACGGAAGGTTGAGCTGGACCGCATGGCCCAAATGCTCAGTGGATTAGGCGGAAGAGGGTATTGCGTAAAGGAAGACCTGGCGGGCCATGGATATGATGAAGTCGATTTCGATTTCGATCACGATTTCGATGGCGATTCCAGAGAAAACAAACCTGAAGAGGCAGAGCAATGA
- a CDS encoding glutamate synthase-related protein encodes MPANTAVTPSTLSQRDLPWQIDWDIQTCTLCGRCTAVCPVNAIEFGTFRKRTIFTPPLGLLDKRTPDKPSGQQDKPSSTSNIYYGIRQRTDPAYACIGCAMCNMVCPNNAIKPHKSESTDLLRFHRDRGGQPRTRGGRRNAGDSVLDQIKFMRISMLTDPALDAGRHEFELRTLIGRILPPAEALKTRRENGWMPPVREIYPLMIGSMSFGALSPNMWEGLQMGVAYLNEELGMPVRMCTGEGGCPPRLLRSRFLKYVILQIASGYFGWDEIVHAIPHMKEDPCAVEIKYGQGAKPGDGGLLQWHKVNQLIAAIRGVPPGVSLPSPPTHQTKYSIEEAVAKMIQSMSMAWGFRVPVYPKISASSTSLAVLNNLTRNPYAAGLAIDGEDGGTGAAYNVSMNHMGHPIASNLRDCYLNLVKLGKQNELPIIAGGGTGKNGNLAANAAALIMLGASAVQIGKYIMQAAAGCLGSEGDRCNICNIGRCPKGITSQDPRLYRRLDPEQVAERVVDVYVGFDTELKKIVAPLGRSTSLPIGMSDALGIADRAAAERLQIKYVV; translated from the coding sequence ATGCCGGCAAACACAGCCGTTACCCCGTCAACACTAAGCCAGCGGGATCTGCCCTGGCAGATCGACTGGGACATCCAGACCTGCACCCTGTGCGGGCGGTGTACCGCGGTCTGCCCGGTGAACGCCATCGAGTTCGGGACGTTCCGCAAGCGGACCATCTTCACCCCGCCCCTGGGCCTGCTGGACAAGCGGACGCCTGACAAGCCCTCTGGTCAGCAGGACAAGCCCTCGTCCACCTCCAATATCTACTACGGCATCCGCCAGCGCACGGACCCGGCCTATGCCTGCATCGGCTGCGCCATGTGCAACATGGTCTGCCCGAACAACGCCATCAAGCCCCACAAGTCCGAATCCACGGACCTGCTCCGCTTCCACCGCGACCGGGGGGGGCAGCCCAGAACCCGGGGCGGTCGGCGCAATGCCGGGGACAGCGTTCTGGATCAGATCAAGTTCATGCGCATTTCCATGCTCACCGACCCGGCCCTGGATGCCGGCCGCCACGAGTTCGAGCTGCGTACCCTGATCGGACGCATCCTGCCCCCGGCCGAGGCCCTCAAGACCCGGCGGGAGAATGGCTGGATGCCGCCGGTACGGGAAATCTATCCGCTGATGATCGGCTCCATGAGCTTTGGCGCGCTCTCCCCGAACATGTGGGAGGGGTTGCAGATGGGCGTGGCCTACCTGAACGAGGAACTGGGCATGCCCGTGCGGATGTGTACGGGAGAGGGCGGCTGTCCGCCCCGGCTGCTCCGCTCCCGGTTCTTGAAGTACGTGATTTTGCAGATCGCCAGCGGCTACTTCGGCTGGGACGAGATCGTTCACGCCATCCCGCACATGAAGGAAGACCCCTGCGCCGTGGAGATCAAGTACGGCCAGGGCGCCAAGCCCGGCGACGGCGGCCTGCTCCAGTGGCACAAGGTCAACCAGCTCATCGCCGCCATCCGCGGCGTACCGCCGGGGGTCAGCCTACCCAGCCCGCCCACCCACCAGACCAAGTACTCCATTGAGGAGGCCGTGGCCAAGATGATCCAGTCCATGAGCATGGCCTGGGGCTTCCGGGTGCCGGTCTATCCGAAGATCTCGGCCTCCAGCACGTCCCTGGCCGTACTGAACAACCTGACCCGCAATCCCTACGCCGCCGGGCTGGCCATCGACGGCGAGGACGGCGGTACCGGGGCGGCCTACAACGTGTCCATGAACCACATGGGCCACCCCATCGCCTCCAATCTGCGGGACTGCTATCTGAACCTGGTCAAGCTGGGCAAACAGAACGAACTGCCGATCATCGCCGGCGGCGGCACGGGCAAGAACGGCAACCTGGCGGCCAATGCCGCGGCCCTGATCATGCTCGGGGCCAGCGCGGTCCAGATCGGCAAGTACATCATGCAGGCCGCGGCCGGCTGCCTGGGCTCCGAGGGCGACCGCTGCAACATCTGCAACATCGGCCGCTGCCCCAAGGGCATCACCTCCCAAGACCCGCGCCTGTATCGGCGGCTGGACCCGGAGCAGGTGGCCGAGCGGGTGGTGGACGTGTACGTGGGCTTTGACACGGAGCTGAAGAAAATCGTCGCCCCCCTGGGCCGCTCCACCTCCCTGCCCATCGGCATGTCCGACGCCCTGGGCATCGCGGACCGGGCCGCGGCGGAGCGATTGCAGATCAAGTACGTGGTTTAG
- a CDS encoding glutamate synthase: protein MCRLFSLTSSVPISPMRAIEALDVMKEGHDGSGIGLFLTDLAGPFQDCKHLPILSGIFTHAGVQRMEEFMSSQGFTPKYRLTLEAKETPPPGTPKRDIYLSQVFEPPSAWADLAPAVREQELTKTRLALRHMGQAEEDIVVFSFWPDVLMIKEVGDPMEIGAYLGLDREEVYAGRILAQGRQNTNYGINLYACHPFFIQGVSTMTNGENTAFVPIKEYLGSQGVPGYEGYQSDSEVFTHILHFTLKGLGLSLEAYKHVITPLQDDDLEAHPDRDFLHTMKQACRRLIIDGPNCVIGCLPDKTMFMVQDRKKLRPGIVGGRPGLYAFSSEACGLDAAIPDRDKSKDFQPMHLDTAIVSPDCQEVRICRQTQPLPRQH from the coding sequence ATGTGCCGATTGTTCTCCCTGACCAGCTCCGTCCCCATTTCTCCGATGCGGGCCATCGAGGCGCTGGACGTGATGAAGGAAGGTCATGACGGTTCGGGAATCGGTCTGTTTCTGACCGACCTGGCCGGTCCCTTCCAGGACTGCAAGCACCTGCCCATCCTTTCCGGCATCTTCACCCATGCCGGTGTGCAAAGGATGGAAGAATTCATGTCCAGCCAGGGCTTCACGCCCAAATACCGGCTGACCCTGGAAGCCAAAGAGACCCCGCCTCCGGGCACCCCGAAACGGGATATCTATCTGTCCCAGGTCTTTGAACCGCCGTCGGCCTGGGCCGATCTGGCCCCGGCCGTGCGCGAACAGGAACTGACCAAGACCCGCCTAGCTTTGCGCCACATGGGCCAGGCCGAGGAAGACATCGTTGTCTTCAGCTTCTGGCCGGACGTGCTGATGATCAAGGAGGTCGGCGATCCCATGGAGATCGGGGCCTATCTGGGGCTGGACCGGGAAGAGGTGTATGCAGGGCGGATTCTGGCCCAGGGTCGGCAGAACACCAACTACGGGATCAATCTCTACGCCTGCCACCCCTTTTTCATCCAGGGCGTCTCCACCATGACCAACGGAGAGAACACGGCCTTCGTGCCCATCAAGGAGTACCTGGGCAGCCAGGGCGTGCCGGGATATGAAGGATACCAGTCCGATTCCGAGGTGTTCACCCATATCCTGCACTTCACCCTGAAAGGTCTCGGACTGAGCCTGGAAGCCTACAAGCACGTGATCACCCCGCTCCAGGATGACGACCTGGAAGCCCATCCGGACCGGGACTTTCTGCACACCATGAAACAGGCCTGCCGCCGACTGATCATCGACGGCCCGAACTGCGTGATCGGCTGTTTGCCGGACAAGACCATGTTCATGGTCCAGGACCGCAAGAAATTACGGCCCGGAATCGTCGGCGGACGGCCCGGACTGTACGCCTTTTCCTCCGAGGCCTGCGGCCTGGACGCGGCCATTCCGGATCGCGACAAGTCCAAGGATTTTCAACCCATGCACCTTGACACGGCCATTGTTTCGCCGGACTGTCAGGAGGTACGAATATGCCGGCAAACACAGCCGTTACCCCGTCAACACTAA